Proteins found in one Corynebacterium freneyi genomic segment:
- a CDS encoding acyltransferase domain-containing protein, with amino-acid sequence MNVTDAIVLEARTAESLRAEARQLFSYLGRRPETTPAQVAHALSATRPRAPHRAVVSASGGAELRSALAHIAEGRPHPRVAAATVPSRRPKTVAVFPGQGQQRPGLLAPLHGEFAVVREVADEYIGRFAVDHGIDVRDYLLDPRASADVDETTVQPALFTQMMAVAALWESAGLPVDAAIGHSQGEIAAAVFAGMTSPADACAVVAARSGLVAALPRQAMAVVGWDERRCRAAIAGWAGDAELAVHNAPSLCCVGGTRDAVTGVIDEVARSGGFARLLPVGYAAHTPAVAPIRGPFISRLHAELGETGFREGRMECVSPALCGAPIPPGGDQAEFWYANVRNPVRFADAVEAASGNGDVAFVEMSALATIGRSIDETVRHARPGSAPLIIPTADGAGPAGPETWAQGWRTALANGLAPVSAAGPGADVGFPPDFPASPFAETRIWFSPGDSGAPGAGVGPASPTAPDAAEPAPPVILEERWVRLPHLGQERPSPFQAGSAPEWATGLADAARRQGLPEAGATADDAPSTIMCGTPSPDIGGRDVATAIRATGKALDEVPAAPRGSRLVFLTYGAHAVDGTEASPAQSACVPLARAFAARRGYRFRHIDLPGPDMTPECISAAVAALNARGEAALAVRDSGTFVPRLRPPDAGESPAGAGALDHVVVTGGRGQVARHVVRALIALGAGRITLLTREPSRIPRDLAAAARAAGIPMDVVRVDLHEGEDRDVGGEESRGGAISADPSPIAVGRPATAVIHAASAYPSLDSPDSLSDAAWLRSAAVDRLLARLPLSEGCRVVVSSSIAATLAHPDTTAYAAAVAAAEAHCANRPEWRVVRWGLWPGSNDAPGFDAVRAADGGTGLLPFDPVTAVSAAIRMRPGVGVVAAADWGMLRRVYDALGAPAYLDGDVASAVVSPTACATTATTGSATPPATAPAGPGDDAAADVRGLCASVLGYPDADQVDPGKALVLLGLTSLQAIELQRKLADVGVDVPVSELLSTATIADLRVRR; translated from the coding sequence ATGAACGTCACCGACGCAATCGTCCTCGAAGCGCGCACGGCCGAGTCGCTCCGCGCCGAGGCGCGTCAGCTGTTTTCCTACCTCGGCAGGCGTCCGGAGACGACGCCCGCGCAGGTCGCGCATGCTCTTTCCGCCACCCGCCCCCGCGCCCCGCATCGGGCGGTGGTGTCCGCTTCGGGCGGGGCTGAGCTCCGCTCGGCGCTGGCCCATATCGCGGAGGGGCGCCCGCATCCGCGGGTGGCGGCGGCCACGGTTCCTTCGCGGCGGCCGAAGACGGTGGCGGTGTTCCCCGGCCAGGGCCAACAGCGCCCGGGCCTGCTCGCGCCCCTCCACGGGGAGTTCGCGGTGGTCCGCGAGGTGGCGGACGAGTACATCGGCCGCTTCGCGGTCGACCACGGCATCGACGTCCGGGACTATCTCCTGGATCCTCGCGCGTCCGCCGACGTCGACGAAACCACGGTTCAGCCCGCGCTGTTCACGCAGATGATGGCCGTCGCCGCCCTGTGGGAAAGCGCCGGGCTGCCGGTCGACGCAGCCATCGGGCATTCGCAGGGCGAAATCGCCGCCGCGGTGTTCGCCGGGATGACGTCCCCCGCCGACGCCTGCGCGGTGGTCGCGGCGCGCTCCGGGCTGGTCGCCGCGCTGCCTCGACAGGCCATGGCGGTGGTGGGCTGGGACGAACGGAGGTGCCGCGCCGCCATCGCGGGGTGGGCGGGCGACGCGGAGCTCGCCGTGCACAACGCCCCGTCGCTGTGCTGCGTCGGCGGTACCCGGGACGCGGTGACCGGCGTCATCGACGAGGTCGCGCGGTCCGGGGGATTCGCGCGGCTCCTGCCGGTCGGGTACGCGGCGCACACGCCGGCGGTGGCGCCGATCCGCGGGCCGTTCATCTCGCGGCTCCACGCGGAGCTGGGCGAGACGGGATTCCGGGAGGGGCGCATGGAGTGCGTCAGCCCGGCATTGTGCGGCGCCCCGATTCCGCCCGGCGGCGACCAGGCGGAATTCTGGTACGCGAACGTGCGCAACCCGGTCCGCTTCGCCGACGCCGTCGAGGCGGCGTCCGGAAACGGCGACGTCGCGTTCGTGGAAATGTCGGCGCTCGCAACCATCGGGCGTTCGATCGACGAGACCGTGCGGCACGCGCGGCCGGGTTCGGCTCCGTTGATCATCCCGACCGCGGACGGTGCGGGCCCGGCCGGGCCCGAAACGTGGGCGCAGGGGTGGCGGACGGCGTTGGCCAATGGGCTGGCACCGGTTTCGGCGGCCGGGCCCGGCGCCGACGTGGGATTCCCGCCGGACTTCCCGGCGTCGCCCTTCGCGGAAACGCGGATTTGGTTTTCCCCCGGGGATTCCGGGGCACCCGGCGCCGGGGTCGGCCCCGCTTCCCCCACGGCCCCGGACGCCGCCGAGCCGGCGCCGCCCGTCATTCTGGAGGAGAGGTGGGTGCGGCTGCCGCACCTGGGCCAGGAGCGGCCGTCGCCGTTTCAGGCGGGTTCCGCGCCGGAGTGGGCCACGGGGTTGGCCGATGCCGCGCGGAGACAGGGCCTGCCGGAAGCCGGGGCCACCGCGGACGATGCGCCGTCGACAATCATGTGCGGTACGCCGTCGCCGGACATCGGCGGCCGGGACGTCGCCACCGCGATTCGGGCCACGGGGAAGGCGCTCGACGAGGTGCCCGCCGCGCCGCGCGGCTCCCGGCTCGTCTTCCTCACGTACGGCGCGCACGCGGTGGACGGGACGGAGGCCTCGCCGGCGCAGTCGGCGTGCGTGCCGTTGGCGCGGGCCTTCGCGGCGCGGCGCGGGTACAGGTTCCGGCACATCGACCTCCCGGGGCCCGACATGACGCCGGAGTGCATCTCCGCGGCGGTCGCGGCATTGAACGCCCGCGGTGAAGCGGCGCTCGCCGTCCGCGACTCCGGCACTTTCGTCCCGCGCCTTCGTCCGCCCGACGCCGGGGAGTCCCCCGCCGGCGCCGGGGCCCTCGATCACGTCGTCGTCACGGGTGGCCGCGGCCAGGTCGCGCGGCACGTGGTCCGGGCCCTCATCGCCCTGGGGGCGGGCCGGATCACGTTGCTGACGCGGGAGCCGTCGCGCATCCCGCGCGACCTCGCCGCCGCGGCACGGGCCGCCGGGATCCCGATGGACGTCGTGCGCGTGGATCTGCACGAGGGCGAGGACCGCGACGTGGGCGGAGAGGAAAGCCGCGGTGGCGCGATCTCGGCGGATCCTTCCCCCATCGCCGTGGGGCGGCCGGCGACGGCGGTGATCCACGCGGCGTCGGCGTACCCGTCGCTGGATTCCCCGGATTCGCTTTCCGACGCCGCGTGGTTGCGGTCGGCGGCCGTCGATCGGCTCCTGGCCCGGTTGCCGCTGTCCGAGGGGTGCCGGGTCGTGGTGAGTTCGTCGATTGCGGCGACGCTGGCGCACCCGGATACGACGGCCTACGCCGCCGCCGTCGCCGCGGCCGAAGCCCATTGCGCCAATCGGCCGGAGTGGCGCGTCGTCCGATGGGGATTGTGGCCCGGTTCGAACGACGCCCCGGGCTTCGACGCGGTCCGTGCCGCCGACGGGGGCACCGGGCTGCTGCCTTTCGACCCGGTCACGGCGGTGTCCGCGGCGATTCGCATGCGGCCCGGGGTCGGGGTCGTCGCGGCGGCCGATTGGGGCATGCTCCGGCGCGTCTACGACGCGCTGGGGGCGCCGGCTTACCTCGACGGGGACGTGGCCTCCGCCGTCGTCTCCCCGACCGCGTGCGCCACCACCGCAACCACCGGCTCCGCCACCCCACCCGCCACCGCTCCCGCGGGGCCGGGCGACGACGCCGCCGCGGACGTCCGCGGGCTGTGCGCCTCGGTGCTGGGGTACCCCGACGCGGACCAGGTCGACCCAGGGAAGGCCCTGGTGTTGCTCGGTCTCACGTCCCTGCAGGCCATCGAGTTGCAGCGGAAGCTGGCCGACGTCGGCGTCGACGTCCCGGTCTCGGAACTGCTGTCGACCGCGACGATCGCGGACCTCCGGGTGCGCCGCTGA
- a CDS encoding thioesterase II family protein, which translates to MHTTQDHWLRRFSVSRSHAGPHLILCPHAGAGASSQRELSDLCAPWCTPSVVQYPGRQDRIGRTPARSITDIADAVARELAAQPAADTRELVIFGHSMGALVAFELARSCGREGLPVAHLVVSAAVPPHAVAAEPRHPVTDRGIIDRLVGLAGTDDAILADPDLVSLAIGALRADYAMTDSYGCGKDAAVSCPISVLGGDSDPIVPFTRLWGWRAHTTADCSVSLFRGGHFYLSTQLPAVAEFLGRACTPVAVPVP; encoded by the coding sequence TTGCACACAACGCAGGACCATTGGTTGCGCAGGTTCTCGGTTTCCCGCAGCCACGCGGGGCCGCACCTGATTCTCTGCCCCCACGCCGGCGCCGGGGCGTCGTCGCAGCGGGAGCTGTCCGACCTTTGCGCGCCCTGGTGCACCCCCTCGGTGGTCCAGTACCCGGGGCGCCAGGACCGGATCGGGCGGACGCCGGCGCGGTCAATCACGGACATCGCCGACGCCGTCGCCCGCGAGTTGGCCGCGCAACCGGCCGCCGATACGCGTGAACTCGTGATTTTCGGCCACAGCATGGGGGCACTGGTCGCCTTCGAGCTCGCCCGGAGCTGCGGGCGCGAGGGATTGCCGGTCGCGCACCTCGTCGTTTCGGCGGCCGTTCCGCCGCACGCGGTCGCGGCGGAGCCCCGGCACCCCGTGACCGACCGGGGGATCATCGACCGGTTGGTGGGCCTGGCGGGAACCGACGACGCGATCCTCGCCGACCCGGACCTCGTCTCCCTGGCGATCGGGGCCCTCCGAGCCGATTACGCCATGACCGACTCCTACGGATGCGGGAAAGACGCCGCGGTTTCGTGCCCGATCTCGGTTCTGGGCGGTGACTCCGATCCGATCGTCCCCTTCACCCGGCTCTGGGGATGGCGCGCGCACACGACGGCCGACTGCTCGGTGTCGCTCTTCCGCGGCGGGCACTTCTATTTGTCCACGCAGCTGCCGGCGGTCGCCGAATTCCTCGGACGCGCGTGCACCCCCGTGGCGGTGCCCGTCCCATGA
- a CDS encoding FecCD family ABC transporter permease: MTASTVPGRATWTVGWRGRPVRFERRAVVVAAVALAGLAVLALFSMGVGPASADPPTVLKALFAATGDPATAGALKWRTPRIAVAIVGGALLALGGALFQVLTRNPLGSPDIIGFNTGAYTGALLATMLLPPSRGRNIGVGGVSVHVGDYVPALGACLGGLATAALVLALSGARARGADHRLIVVGIATSATLTAVNAYIIMKTDINYASAMTSWSFGSLNGLRAPDAAPLILALLAIAVAVPWAAQAGKAMMCDDDVATAIGEPVRRTRVAFLVIGVTATAVVTAVIGPVMFVALAAPHIARGLTRSAGLALVPTAIIGSLLLLGADTIARAGSIEIPAGVVTMIIGGAYFFRLLLGARGRR; encoded by the coding sequence ATGACGGCAAGCACCGTGCCGGGGCGGGCGACCTGGACGGTGGGTTGGCGCGGCCGACCGGTGCGATTCGAGCGCCGCGCCGTCGTCGTGGCCGCCGTCGCGCTCGCCGGGCTCGCCGTGCTGGCGCTGTTCAGCATGGGCGTCGGCCCCGCATCCGCGGACCCGCCGACAGTATTGAAGGCGCTGTTCGCGGCCACCGGCGACCCGGCCACCGCCGGCGCCCTGAAATGGCGGACGCCCCGCATCGCCGTGGCGATCGTGGGCGGCGCCCTGCTGGCGCTGGGCGGCGCGCTCTTCCAGGTGCTCACCCGCAATCCCCTCGGCAGCCCGGACATCATCGGCTTCAACACGGGCGCATACACCGGCGCGCTGCTGGCCACGATGCTCCTGCCGCCCAGCCGCGGCAGAAACATCGGCGTCGGCGGCGTCAGCGTGCACGTCGGCGACTACGTCCCGGCGCTCGGCGCGTGCCTGGGCGGACTCGCCACAGCCGCCCTGGTCCTCGCACTGTCCGGCGCCCGCGCCCGGGGTGCCGACCACCGGCTCATCGTCGTCGGCATCGCGACGAGTGCCACCCTCACGGCCGTCAACGCCTACATCATCATGAAGACGGACATCAACTACGCGTCCGCGATGACGTCATGGAGCTTCGGATCGCTCAACGGGCTCCGCGCTCCCGACGCCGCCCCGCTGATCCTCGCGCTGCTCGCCATCGCCGTGGCGGTCCCCTGGGCGGCGCAGGCGGGGAAGGCGATGATGTGCGACGACGACGTGGCGACGGCAATCGGGGAACCCGTGCGCCGCACCCGCGTGGCCTTCCTCGTCATCGGGGTCACGGCCACCGCCGTGGTCACCGCGGTCATCGGCCCCGTCATGTTCGTCGCGCTCGCCGCTCCCCACATCGCCCGCGGGCTGACCCGCTCCGCCGGACTCGCGCTCGTCCCCACCGCGATCATCGGGAGCCTGCTGCTGCTCGGCGCCGACACCATCGCCCGCGCCGGGAGCATTGAAATCCCCGCGGGCGTGGTCACCATGATCATCGGCGGCGCCTACTTCTTCAGGTTGCTCCTGGGCGCCCGCGGGCGACGCTGA
- a CDS encoding polyketide synthase, with product MIAAPKDLLADDGAIVITGVALEAPGGATSLATLWGTLSGDADALGPLPRDRGWDVEGLLRLGDAPGWGRIPDSCGLIPGATMWDPAAFGVSPREAALIDPHQRVAVRCAFRAFQAAGLRPGDHRLRDAGVAFAALHDDYGPRFGVPGEYHGDLLVGVSASTISGRISNALDIRGPSVTIDAGCAGALTAIDHAAAMIRSGAAPTMIAGGVSVLCSPGMLVEFSRLGALAANGRCRPFGKEDRGVVWSEGSAAFLLETAGSARGGGRTPIAVVHASASTHGGGRSPMHVPDRDAHEEAIRRCLDISGLGYDDVDVVEAHGTGTRAGDPVELAALGATYGAAAAADGRRIPIRSAKSHLGHAQAAASGLGLCALMAGAREGSIPRHLLEGEPSDAIDWAGSGLALAGEEPWPARGGWRTAGISALGISGTVTHALVGFPEEGRS from the coding sequence ATGATCGCCGCACCGAAGGATCTCCTCGCCGACGACGGGGCAATCGTGATCACCGGCGTCGCCCTCGAGGCCCCGGGCGGGGCCACCTCGTTGGCGACGCTGTGGGGGACGCTGTCCGGGGACGCGGACGCGCTCGGCCCGCTGCCACGCGATCGCGGCTGGGACGTCGAAGGATTGCTCCGTCTCGGGGATGCGCCGGGGTGGGGGCGAATCCCGGATTCCTGCGGCCTGATCCCCGGGGCGACGATGTGGGACCCCGCCGCGTTCGGCGTATCGCCGCGGGAGGCCGCCCTCATCGACCCCCACCAGCGCGTCGCCGTCCGCTGCGCTTTCCGCGCCTTCCAAGCCGCCGGTCTGCGGCCGGGCGACCACAGGCTGCGGGACGCGGGCGTGGCATTCGCCGCGCTTCACGACGATTACGGCCCCCGCTTCGGCGTTCCGGGCGAGTATCACGGCGATCTGCTCGTCGGAGTCTCCGCGAGCACCATTTCGGGGCGCATCAGCAACGCGCTCGACATTCGCGGCCCGTCGGTGACCATCGACGCGGGATGCGCCGGCGCGCTCACGGCGATCGACCACGCGGCGGCCATGATCCGGTCGGGCGCCGCGCCGACGATGATCGCCGGCGGCGTCAGCGTGCTGTGCTCCCCCGGCATGCTCGTGGAGTTCTCCCGGCTCGGCGCCCTCGCCGCGAACGGGCGTTGCCGCCCCTTCGGCAAAGAGGATCGGGGCGTCGTCTGGTCCGAGGGGTCCGCGGCTTTTCTCCTGGAGACGGCCGGTTCCGCCCGCGGCGGCGGCAGGACCCCCATCGCGGTCGTCCATGCCTCCGCGTCGACGCACGGCGGCGGCCGTTCGCCGATGCACGTCCCCGATCGCGACGCCCACGAAGAGGCCATCCGGCGCTGCCTCGATATTTCCGGCTTGGGGTACGACGACGTCGACGTCGTCGAGGCCCACGGCACCGGCACGCGGGCGGGGGATCCCGTGGAGCTGGCCGCGTTGGGGGCGACGTACGGGGCCGCCGCCGCGGCGGACGGGCGCCGCATCCCGATCCGTTCGGCGAAAAGCCATCTGGGCCACGCCCAGGCGGCGGCTTCCGGCCTCGGCCTCTGCGCCCTTATGGCCGGGGCCCGCGAGGGCAGTATCCCGCGCCATCTCCTCGAGGGGGAACCGTCGGACGCCATCGACTGGGCCGGTTCCGGTCTGGCGCTCGCGGGGGAAGAACCGTGGCCGGCGCGGGGCGGCTGGCGCACGGCCGGCATCTCCGCGTTGGGAATCAGCGGCACCGTCACCCACGCCCTGGTGGGCTTTCCGGAAGAGGGGCGGTCATGA